One Ostrea edulis chromosome 2, xbOstEdul1.1, whole genome shotgun sequence genomic region harbors:
- the LOC125681488 gene encoding uncharacterized protein LOC125681488, giving the protein MSDDLRSLQSASPDDAFAPWATPIVACVRNFKGGTLIVNSAPFKEALLEAERIWVEENIDYKTEEEKQHRTDKDTYQSEEQILELESEIERLRVENRDLERDRSVRYPLVPHSPEVSTARPENIAELLSETYDTEWQSAFEYFIYKKKVREREAIEELLKILKDCFEFCENLSQEHLKDLTDALFVPTSNQQLLKKIHVPQPPEETSHHISMELTKIRRSANQQIFPIIEQLFFVSEKAHLKAHLKTVKLHPFIKLCLKCAWISSVQDRPLSVTFRVRPGSPFYPDVMIPRNAPAPSVDYLVWPIVFLNDKGPLLMKGIVHCSKFK; this is encoded by the exons ATGAGCGACGATCTGCGCTCTTTACAGAGTGCAAGCCCAGATGACGCCTTTGCACCCTGGGCAACGCCCATCGTAGCCTGTGTGAGAAATTTCAAAGGTGGCACCCTCATTGTGAACAGCGCACCATTCAAAGAAGCTCTTCTGGAAGCAGAGCGAATA TGGGTAGAAGAAAACATAGACTACAAGACTGAAGAGGAAAAACAGCAC AGAACAGACAAAGACACATACCAAAG CGAAGAACAAATTCTAGAACTAGAGTCAGAAATCGAAAGACTTCGAGTTGAAAATCGTGACCTAGAAAGAGATAGGAGTGTTCGATATCCTCTCGTTCCCCACTCACCGGAAGTTTCCACCGCCAG ACCAGAAAATATAGCTGAATTGCTTTCAGAAACATACGATACCGAGTGGCAGTCTGCTTTTGAATATTTCATCTACAAGAAAAAGGTCCGAGAAAGAGAGGCCATAGAGGAGTTGCTGAAGATTTTGAAG GACTGTTTTGAGTTTTGTGAGAACCTGTCCCAGGAACATCTGAAGGATCTGACTGACGCCTTGTTTGTCCCCACCTCAAACCAGCAGCTACTAAAAAAG atccATGTGCCACAACCTCCAGAAGAAACCAGCCACCATATATCAATGGAACTGACAAAGATAAGAAGATCTGCAAACCAACAAATATTCCCAATAATTGAacag TTGTTTTTTGTGTCAGAAAAAGCTCATTTGAAGGCTCATTTAAAGACTGTCAAACTTCATCCGTTTATTAAACTTTGTCTTAAGTGTGCATGGATTTCTAGTGTTCAAGATAGACCATTGTCAGTGACCTTCAGAGTGAGACCGGGGTCGCCATTTTATCCGGATGTCATGATTCCCCGTAATGCGCCTGCTCCAAGTGTGGATTATTTAGTTTGGCCGATTGTGTTTCTGAATGACAAAGGACCACTGTTGATGAAAGGGATTGTTCATTGTTccaaatttaaatga